A window of the Verminephrobacter eiseniae EF01-2 genome harbors these coding sequences:
- a CDS encoding sulfate/molybdate ABC transporter ATP-binding protein codes for MSIEIRNVSKQFGNFHALRDVSLDIASGELLALLGPSGCGKTTLLRIIAGLETADTGSIHFSGADTTGVHVRERNVGFVFQHYALFRHMTVFENVAFGLRVKPRGLRPSQAQIRQKVTELLQLVQLDWLAERYPAQLSGGQRQRIALARALAVEPKVLLLDEPFGALDAKVRKELRRWLRRLHDELQVTSIFVTHDQEEALEVADRVVVIHRGRIEQSGSPEQVWEHPASPFVYGFLGDVNLFHGRAHEGLVHLAGMQIDAPEHSQAQNAKAFAYVRPHDLDVQRYAPGAGLDAAGRPRGIVAQLSRAIVVGPIARLELIASHEHQPADDAPPGPLIEAQIPAQQFKDMGFSEGETLVVTPRRARIFLDGA; via the coding sequence GTGAGCATAGAAATCCGCAACGTCAGCAAGCAGTTTGGCAACTTCCATGCGCTGCGCGATGTGAGCCTGGACATTGCCTCGGGCGAACTGCTCGCCTTGCTCGGCCCCTCGGGCTGCGGCAAGACCACGCTGCTGCGCATCATTGCCGGGCTGGAGACGGCCGACACCGGCAGCATCCATTTCAGCGGCGCCGACACCACCGGCGTGCATGTGCGCGAGCGCAACGTGGGCTTCGTGTTCCAGCACTACGCCCTGTTCCGCCACATGACGGTGTTCGAGAACGTGGCCTTCGGCCTGCGCGTCAAGCCCCGCGGCCTGCGCCCGAGCCAGGCGCAGATCCGGCAGAAGGTGACCGAACTGCTGCAACTGGTGCAGCTCGACTGGCTGGCCGAGCGCTACCCCGCGCAACTGTCGGGCGGCCAGCGCCAGCGCATCGCGCTGGCCCGCGCGCTGGCGGTCGAGCCCAAGGTGCTGCTGCTCGACGAACCCTTTGGCGCGCTCGACGCCAAGGTGCGCAAGGAGTTGCGCCGCTGGCTGCGCCGCCTGCACGACGAACTGCAGGTGACCAGCATCTTCGTCACGCACGACCAGGAAGAGGCGCTCGAAGTCGCCGACCGCGTGGTGGTCATCCACCGGGGCCGCATCGAGCAAAGCGGATCGCCCGAGCAGGTCTGGGAGCATCCGGCCAGCCCCTTCGTCTATGGCTTCCTGGGCGACGTGAACCTGTTCCATGGCCGCGCGCACGAGGGGCTGGTGCACCTGGCCGGCATGCAGATCGATGCGCCCGAGCACAGCCAGGCGCAAAACGCCAAGGCCTTTGCCTATGTGCGCCCGCATGACCTGGACGTGCAGCGCTATGCGCCGGGGGCGGGGCTGGACGCCGCAGGCCGCCCGCGCGGCATCGTCGCCCAGCTCAGCCGCGCCATCGTCGTGGGGCCGATCGCGCGGCTGGAACTTATCGCGTCGCACGAGCACCAACCGGCGGACGATGCGCCCCCCGGCCCGTTGATCGAAGCGCAGATTCCGGCGCAGCAGTTCAAGGACATGGGGTTCAGCGAGGGCGAAACCCTGGTGGTGACACCGCGCCGTGCCCGGATTTTCCTGGACGGTGCCTGA
- a CDS encoding disulfide bond formation protein B: protein MVWNWIDRTPRRVLALISLACVALLACGLYLQHVVGLVPCPMCIVQRYALIGLALLTGLASARSAKGWWLTLSALAALTAGFGATVAARQSWLQWYPPQSVSCGRDFYGMIESFPLSRAIPMILRGSGDCAAVDWSLLGGSIANWSFLCFALLGLLLLALLARGVRGARQRAPAPV from the coding sequence ATGGTATGGAACTGGATCGATCGAACCCCGCGCCGGGTGCTGGCGCTGATCAGCCTGGCCTGCGTGGCGCTGCTGGCCTGCGGCCTGTACCTGCAGCATGTGGTGGGCCTGGTGCCCTGCCCGATGTGCATCGTGCAGCGCTACGCGCTCATCGGGCTGGCCCTGCTCACCGGCCTGGCCAGCGCCCGCAGCGCCAAGGGCTGGTGGCTGACGCTGTCGGCCCTGGCGGCCCTGACGGCGGGCTTTGGCGCCACTGTGGCGGCACGCCAAAGCTGGTTGCAGTGGTATCCCCCGCAGAGCGTCAGTTGTGGCCGTGACTTTTACGGGATGATCGAGAGCTTCCCGCTCAGCCGCGCGATTCCGATGATCTTGCGCGGCTCGGGCGACTGCGCGGCGGTCGACTGGAGCCTGCTCGGCGGCTCGATCGCCAACTGGTCGTTCCTCTGCTTCGCGCTCTTGGGCCTGCTGCTGCTGGCGCTGCTGGCGCGCGGCGTGCGCGGCGCCCGGCAACGCGCTCCGGCGCCGGTCTGA